ACGGCACGCTGGGCGAGGGCTACGTGCTCACCGTCGAGCCGGGGCTGTACTTCCAGCCGGAGGACGAGCTGGTCCCCGCCGAGCTGCGCGGCATCGGCGTGCGCATCGAGGACGACGTGCTGGTCACCGCGACCGGCGCGGTGAACCTGTCGGCCGGCCTGCCGCGCACCGCGGACGAGGTGGAGACCTGGCTGGCCGAGCAGCGCGAGGCGGGCCCGCGCCTGCCGGTCTGACCTCGCACGTACAACAACGGCGGGCCCCGCCGCCGGCGTCTGCGACGTATTCGTCGTGAGACTCCGGCGGCGGGGCCCGCCGGCGTCTTGGGCTGATCTTGCCGCTACCGCGCCGTACGGGATGAGTGTGTCCGACCATCACCGTTGATCCTCCGCGGCGTCCCCGCGAGCTTTCCGCCACCAGCCACGGCCTGGCGGCATCCGTGAGCTTTCCGCCACCGGTCGCGTTCTCAGCACCGGTCATGCCCAGGGGCCCTGGGCGTCCCCACTCCTGCCGTCCGCGCCGGGCATGCCCAATGTGGGGTTTCTTCGGATTCGCCCGCATAGTGAAGAACTCTCCCATACGGTGTTGTTCAGCAGCTACAACCGATTTGTAGCGAAGGCCGCCTCGCCACGGCGAAGCGACCTTGTCTGGGTACAAGGAGAGGGCAGAGAGCTCCGATGTCCAAATACCTTCGCAATAGCGATGACGCGACAGGCGAGAAGAACTCGCCGTTCCGCCGCCGCCGGCTCTGGCTTGTCACCGGCGTTGCGGGCCTCACGGGAGCGGTCAGCCTCGCGGGCGTCGCCTACGCCACAACCGGGGTAACCGGCGGACACCGACTGAATGACGTCAAGTGGTCGACCTCCCAGCTGGTCAGCGACGACGGCAAGGACGCGGCCAAGGACGACAAGGGCAAGGACGACAAGGGCAAGGACCACGAGGGCAAGGACGACAAGGACAAGGACGACAAGGACAAGGACGACCGCGATCGCGTCCGGGAGGTGGAGTGCGACGACGATGCCCTCGTCGAGGCCCTCGACCTGGCCAACCGCGACGACGGCGGCACCCTGAAGCTGGCCAAGGACTGCACCTACGAGCTCGACCAGCACGACAAGAAGTCCGAGGCGGGCCTGCCGACGATCAAGCAGGAAATCACCATCGAGGGCAACGGCGCGACGATCAAGCGGGAAGCCGAGGAGGGCTTCCGGATCTTCCGCGTAGCCAACGGCGGTGACCTGACCCTGAAGGACGTCACGATCCGCAACGGCGCCGCCGGCGAAGACCGCAAGTACGAGAAGGACGGCAAGGAAGACAAGCACGACAAGCCCAAGCCGCCGCCGAAGAAGGCGGTCCCCAGCAACCAGAACGGGACCGGGGGCGGGGCTCCGGTCGCGGAGCCGCTCGCCGATCCCGCTGCGGCTCCGGCCGCCGCCCCGGCAGCGGCTCCCGCCAAGGCTCCGGCTGCGGCTCCGGCTGCGGCTCCCGGTGGTGCCCCCGGTGGTGCTCCCGCTGTGGCTCCGGCTGCGGTCCCCGGTGGGGCTCCCGCTGCGGCTCCCGGTGGGGCTCCCGGTGCGGCTCGCGCTGCGGCTCCGGCTGCGGCTCCGGCCGCCGCTCCCGCAGCGGCTCCCGCTGCGAAGCCCACCGCCACGTCCACCAAGCCGGCCGAGGACAAGCGTGAGTGGGACGGCAAGGACAAGTCCGAGTGGGACGGCAAGGACAAGTCCGACTGGGAGGGCAAGGACAAGTCCGACTGGGACGGCAAGGACGACAAGGAGCACGAGGGCGACGGCGGTGGCATCCTGGTCGAACGCGGCGGCGAGGCCCACCTGGTGAACGCCAAGTTCGTCCTCAACAGCGCCGAGAACAACGGCGGCGCCATCGCCAACTTCGGCCGGGTCGAGGCCGAGGGCAGCACCTTCGACAACAACCACGCCGGAAAGGACGGCGGCGCCATCTTCAACGCCGGCGTCCTCGACGTCACGGGCTCCCACGACGGCAAGGGCCCCGAGTCCCGCATCACCAACAACACCGCGGGCAAGAACGGCGGCGGCGTCGCCAACGGCCACGGCGACGAGGACAAGGACAAGGAGAAGGACAAGGAGAAGAAGTACGAGTCGGGCGCCAACGGCTACGGCAAGGACGGCAAGGACAAGGACGGCAAGGCCGGCACCGTCACGATCGAGAAGACCCTGATCGAGGGCAACACCGCCAAGAAGAACGGCGGCGGCCTGTTCAGCAACGACGGCTTCGTCGAGGTCAGCTGGACCTTCATCAAGAACAACACCGCCGGCGAGAACGGCGGCGGCATCGCCGCTGTCGACACCGTCCTGACGGTCAAGAAGAGCACCATCGAGAAGAACAAGGCCCACAAGGACGGCGGCGGCGTCTACAACGTCAGCAGCGACGAGAAGAACCACGGCAAGTCCAAGGGCAAGGACGAGGAGAAGCGTGGCACGGCCACCGTCACCGACAGCGAGATCTTCGAGAACAGCGCGAACCGCTTCGGTGGAGGCTTCTTCAACGGCGAGCCCTTCGAGGACAAGCACAACGGCGGCGGCATGACCGGCCCGGCCGCCTGGCAGGGCTCCTGGTCCAACAAGGACCACGAGGACGACTCGGCCACCCTGGTCCTGCGTGACGACAAGATCAAGGAGAACTTCGCCGGCAAGAACGGCGGCGGCATCTACAACAACGAAGGCAAGGTGACCCTGACCAACACCAAGGTCACCAAGAACAAGGCCGACAACGGCAACGAGAAGGACAAGGGCAAGGACCACAAGGGGATCGCCGGCGGCATCTTCAACAACGATGGCAAGGTCAAGCTCGACGACGACTCCACCGTCACCGACAACGACCCCACCAACTGCGCCAACACCGTCGAGGACTGCTTCAACTGAGCAACGCGACAGCGGAACAGCGACGGAAAAAGGTCGACCCCCTGCCACCGGAGGTGGCAGGGGGTCGACCCGTGCGAACTAGGGCTGTACGAACACCGCGACGCTCCGCGCCGGCACGGTGAACGTGCCGGTCGTCGCGTCGAACGAGGCGGTCCGCAGCACCGGGTCGGCCGAGGTACGCAGCACCGGGTGCAGCGTCACGTCCGCCCCGCGCAACCCGGACAGCCGCTGCGTAGCAGCCTCCGGAGTGCCGTTGAAGACCACCGTGACGGAGGCCCACCGCGTATCCAGGCCACGGCCGTCCAACGTCATGGTGAGCACGCCGGGCGTCTCTGCGGTGCCGGACAGCGGGAACGCCAGCCGCCGTTGCACCTCGTCGGCGCTGCCCAGCCCGAAGACCGGCGAGGACTCGCGGATCTTCAGCAGCTCGGCGTACCGGGCGTCGGTCGTGTCGATCGCCGCGCAGCCTGGCACCAGCGCCGCATCGGCGAGCAGCGGCCGCGCGTACGACCACTTGTCCTGGTTGTCAGGCGCCGGCGGCAGGCCGGCGCCGAACCCGTTGCCCCGCGTGCAGTCCCAGCGGATCTGGTTGAACCAGTCACCGGAGTTGTACGAGTTGCGGTCCAGCGACTTCGACCGCAGCCGCCCGGTGCCGGCGGTGACGAAGCCGGTGCCCTGCCCCAGCACCACCGTGCCCAGCGCCAGCACCTGCATCCGGGAGCGGTCCACCGCTGCGGTGGCCTGCGGCAGCTTGTACGCCAACGCGTCGTACAGGATCTCGTTGTCGTGCGCGTCGACGTAGGTGACCGCCTCCCCCGGCGCGGCGGTGTAGCCGGCCGGTGAGCCGTTGTAGTCCACCTGCGCGCCGGTGACCTGCCGTCCGGCGGAATCCGTGAACCGGTACCCGCGCAGGTTGCCGGTGAGCCCCACCTTGATCAGATCGTGGGCGTGCAGCAGCCGGGCCTTCTGCTCGGCCGGTGACCCGTTGACCGCATCGCCGTTCGGGTCGGTGTAGAGCCCGGAGGCGAAGCCCTGCGCCCGCGGGTTGGCGTCGAACGGCCCGCCGCCGCGCACCGCGTCACGCAGCCGGTCGTTGAAGGTGCCGATACCGGTGCCGGCCATGTTGGCCTGGGTGGCCTGCACGAACCGGGCGTCGTTGGCGACCTCGCCGAAGTTCCAGCCCTCGCCGTAGAGCAGGATCGACCTGCCGTCCACCCCGTCGCGGGCGACGGTCAGTCGGTCCAGTGCCTTACGCACGGCCAGGATGTTCGCCTTCGGGTGGTGACCCATCAGGTCGAACCGGAAGCCGTCCACCTTGTACTGCCGGGCCCAGGTGACCAGCGAGTCGACGACCAGCTTGCCCATCATGGCGTGCTCCGGCGCGGTGTTGGCGCAGCAGGTGGAGTTGGCCACCGTGCCGTCCTCCAGCAGCCGGTGGTAGTAGCCGGGCACCACCTGGTCGAGCACCGACTTCGCGTCGGTGCCGGCCGCCGACGTGTGGTTGTAGACCACGTCCATGACCACCCGCAGGCCGGCGTCGTTCACCCCGGCGACCATCCGCCGAAACTCGGTGGTCCGCGCCGCGCCGGCCGGGTCGACCGCGTAGCCGCCCTCCGGCACGGTGTAGTGCAGCGGGTCGTAGCCCCAGTTGTAGCCGTCGGACTCGGCGACCGCCGCCACGCACTTCTGCTGCTCCTCGGAGTCGGGCGGCAGCGCCGGCAGGTCACAGGCCGGCTGGCGCTGGTCGCCCCGCTTCTCGGGGATGGTGGCGAAGTCGAACGCCGGCAGCAGGTGCAGGTGGGTGACGCCGGCGTCGCCGAGCGCCTTCAGATGGGTCATGCCGGCGGTCTTCGGGTCGGTGAAGGCAAGGAAGGTGCCCCGCCGCTCGGCCGGCACGGTGTCATCGGCGATCGAGAAGTCCCGCACCGACAGCTCGGAGACCTGCGCCTTCGCCGCCGGCACCGGGGCCGGCTTGCGCAGCGTCCGCCAGCCCGCCGGTGCCAGCGACGGGTCGTTCAGGTCGACCAACTGGCTGTGCGTGGAGTCCGCCGCCAGAGCCACCGAGTACGGGTCGGTCACCGACGCGGTGACCACCTGCTGCGCCGCCGGCTGCCACGCCTGCACCTGGTACCGGTAGTACTTCCCGATCCAGGCATGGCTGCCCCGCGCCGACCAGACCCCGGTGCGGTCGTCGCGGCGCATCGGCACCGTCTTCGGCTGCGCGGTGGGCGAGTCGAACAGTTGCAGCGCCACCGTCCGGGCGGTCGGCGCCCACAGCGCCACGCTCGGCGTACGACCGGCGAAGGTCGGCCCGAGGGTGGCGTCGGCGGCCCCGGCGTACACGTCGTCGAGCACACCGGGGATCTGCACGCCGGTCGCGGCAAGCAGGGCGCCCTCGGCGTCGCGCTCGGTGACCAGCAACTGCCCGCGCAGCGCCGCCGGCACCTTGGCCAGGTCCCCCCGGTCCAGGTTGAAGCCGCGGTACGACCACAGATGCGGGAACGCGGTGCGCTGGGCCTCGGTGAGCCCGTTGCGCTGCGCCCGCAGCGGCAGCGTGGTGTACGTCCCGGTCAGCTCCCCGTCGACCACACTCACCCCGCCGGTCGGCGCGGCGACCAGCGCGTACGTCCTGCCGTCAGTCGGCCCGGTCTGCCAGGCCACGGTGGACCGGTCGATCCAGTGCGCCTTCTGCTGGCTGATGTCGGTGTCCCCGCTGGCGCTGGTCGCGGTCGACGGCAGCAGCCGGCCCGGGGTGGCGGCGAGCAGCCACACCTCCCGGCCCGCGCTGGCGAAGTCGAGCCGCTGGTCGCCCGGCAGGTCCTTGGTGTCGCCCTGGTGGATGATGTAACTCAGCCCGGTGGCCCCGGCCGCCAGCGGCACCCGGAACACCGCGCCGAACGCGTCGGTGGAGGTCGGCGGGACCGGCGTCGACCACTCGGTCGGGTTGGCCGCTCCGTCCCACAGGTGCAGGCCCCAGCCGTCGTAGTTGCCGTCGGCCCGCCGGTAGTGGATCACCGCGGTGCCCTCCTCGACCGGCGGCGCCGGTTCACCGGTGGCCGCCTGCCGGGCTGGGTAGATCGCCGGGTCGCCCTGCTTGAGCCAGACCTCACCGGTCTGCGTGACGTCGATGCTGCGGTCCGCGCCGACGTCCTTGGTGCCGTTCCTGTCGACCACCACGAAACCCACGGACTTCGCACCCGGCTTGAGCTTCACCCAGGCGAACCGGCCGTAGGAGTCCTCCCCGGCGAACGGCTGCCCCTTCGGCCACTCGGTGACGTACGCCGGGTCGATGTCGCCCCAGGCGTACAGGCCCCAGTCGTCGTACCCGCCGGCGGGGCGCTGGTAGTGCACCACCGCCCACTCCCGGGACCCGCCCTGCTCGGGCGTGCCGACGATGGCGGTGGACCGGGCGGTCGCGGTGCGGCCCCGCCCGTCGCGGACCACCGCCTTGTACTCCACCGACGTTCCGCCGGCCAGCCCGGTCAGGTCGTGCTGCACGGTGTACGGCGCGTGGTCGGCGCTGCCCAGCAGCGTCCACCGGCCACCGGCGACGCGGGCCGCGACGGTGACGGTGGCCAGCGGGTCACCGGTCACCTTGGCGGTGACCGCGGCCCGGGTGGCCACCAGCGCGTCCGGGGCGGGGGTGGTGATGGTGACGGTCGGTTTGCCGGCCGGCTGCGCGATGGCCGTACCGGACCGGTGCACCACCGCCGACAGCGGCGGCACGGTCACGGTCAGCTTGCCGTCGGCACCCGCCGTGGCGGCACCGGACGAACCGTAGATGCCGGTGAACGTGGCGCCGGCCGACCAGGTGTCCACGGTGACAGTCTGCGCGGAGTCGGCGTTGTTCACCGCCACCACGTACTCGATGCGGTCGGCGGGGGCGACCCGGGAGGCGGCGAAGACGCCCGGCCCGTCGGCGGCGTACCTGGTGACCTGCACGCCGTCGCGCAGCGCCGGGTGCGCCTGACGCAGCCGGCCCAGCTCGGCGATGGTCCGGTACAGCGGGTGGGTGGGGTCGAACTGGTCACTGGCGTGGGTGCGGTCGGTGCCGAGCAGGTCGTCGTCGAGGTAGTCGGTGACCTTCGAGGCGAACATGTCCTGCCGGGCGTCCTTGTCCCCGCCGGGGCCGGTGAAGCCCTGCTCGTCGCCGGAGTAGATCACCGGCTGACCGCGGGTGAGGAACATCAGCTGGTGGGCCAACTGGTCGCGGCGAAGGTGGCTCGCCGGGGCGGTGCCGCCGCCAGCGATGAACGAGCCGATCCGGCCCATGTCGTGGTTGCCGAGGAAGGTGGTCAGCCGTCCGGCGTCGGTGTCCCGGGCGGCGTAGAGGTCGTCGCGGGCGTACACGTCGGCCAGTGCCTTCGCCGAGCCGGCGCCGGCGGTGTAGCCACGCGCGGCCTCCTGGAAGGCGAAGTCGATGGTGGCCGGCAGGCCACCCTGCCGGACGTAGCTGGAGCTGATCTCCGGGTCGGCGCTGTACACCTCGCCGAACATGAAGAAGTCCTTCTTGCCGGCCTTCTCGGCGGCCCGCTCGATGCCCTTGCTGAACTGCGGCCAGAAGTCCATGTTGACGTGCTTGACGGTGTCCAGCCGGAACCCGTCGACGCCGGTCGCGCCGATCCAGTCCCCGTACGCCTTGGTCAGACCCTGGACCACCTCGGGTCGCTCGGTCCACAGGTCGTCGAGGCCGGAGAAGTCGCCGTACTCGCTGTTCTCGCCGGCGAAGGTGGAGTCGCCCCGGTTGTGGTACATCGTCGCGTCGTTCAGCCAGGCCGGCACCTTGACGGTGGCGTCACCCGGGTCGGGAAAGACCGGTGTGTACGGCGCCGACGCCTGGTTCACCGGCGGGAAGGCGCGGCTGCCGTCGGCGTAGTTGCGGTCCTCGAACGCCCGCCCCTGCGCGTCGGTGTACGGCGAGGTGGCCTTGTCCACGTAGGCGTACCTGTCCTCGGCGTACTTGATCACGTCGGCCGTGTGGTTGACGATCACATCGAGGTAGATCTTGATACCGCGCTGGTGGGCGAGCTTGACCAGCCGCTTCATCTCCTCATTCGTACCGAAGTGCGGGTCCACCTGGGTGAAGTCCGTGATCCAGTAGCCGTGGTAGCCGGCCGAGATGTCGTCGCCCTTGCTCTGCACCGGCCGGTTCTTGAAGATCGGGGCGAGCCAGATGGCCGTGGTGCCCATCCCCTGGATGTAGTCCAGCTTGTCGATGACGCCCCTGAGGTCGCCGCCGTGGTAGAAGCCCTTGTCGGTCGGGTCGAGGCCGGTCCGCAGCCGGTCACCGGCGAGGCCGCCCCGGTCGTTGCGCGGATCGCCGTTGGCGAACCGGTCCGGCAGGACGAAGTAGAACTGCTCGGCGCGGGCGGTGTCGCTGCCCGCGTCGAGCAGCACCTCGGCGGTGGGCTCGTCGCGCCACTGGACCGCGCCGGCGGCGGCCAGCGGGTCGGTGCCGGACGGCCGGGGGTCCGCCTCGCCGCCGAGCTGGTGCACGGCGTCCGGGGTGCCGACGAGGGTGAGGGTGAGCAGGGAGACGAGGGCCAGCAGGGCGGTGCGCGGTATCGGCGGGGGTTTCATCGACGCCTTCCTCTGGTCGCTGATTGGCCGCACGCTAACCCTCGCCGAAACATTCTGCAATACCTTGCAAACACAGTCGCAACAAAGCAGCATCCTTGCGAAAGCAGGCGCCAGCCGGCGACCGTCCAGATCAGAACCCCGTGCAGCGCACCCCGTCGACCGTGCACCCCTGCGGACGGGTGGACGCCCGTTCCAGGTGGAACCGCAACGCCACCGAAGCGCCAGCCGGCACGTCCACCCCACTGACGTACGTGAAGTCGGCGCCGTCGGTCTGCCGCACCGTCCCCTGTGGCACGCCCTCCACCCAGGTGGTCACCAGTCGCCCACCCGAGAAATCCAGCCGCACCGTCCACCCCCGGTCCTCGCCGGTCGCGTTGGCGATCAGCACCTCGCCGATGAAACCGCCGTCGAAGCTCTGCACCACCCGGTACCGGCCACTCACCGCCGGCGGCCGATCCGGTGCCCGCGTCGTCGACCTCGGCCCGGCCGACGGGCTGACCGTCGGCGCTCGTGACCCGGCCGCGAGGCTCGGCGGCAGCCCGGTCGCGCGCGGCGACAGCCCGGGCAGCAACGGCCGCGCCGACGACGTCGGAGCCGGGCCGGTGGGCGGGACCGGCGTCTGCGGCAATGGCAGCGTCGGCGCCGACACGTCGTCCGGCGCCGGACTACGCCCCCGGTACGCGCCCAGGACCACGAAGAGCAGCACCACCATCACGACGACGCCGACGCACACCACTATCCAGGGCGACGACGTGATGGCGACCGGACCGTGGGACGGTCGCGGGGCGCGACGCATGCCGGACATGTACCTCCCTCAGCGGGCCGTCCGGGCAGCGTAGCGATCGGCGGCCAGGCCTGGAAACGCCGACAACACCCGCCCTGCCCCACCGAACCGGGCACCAGGTCAGCCGAGCTGGCAGTCGGCCCCGTTGACCGTGCACCGGACCGGCCGCTCCGCCGAGTCGTCCCAGCCGACCCGCAACCGCAGCGTCCGAGTGTCGCCCGGGTCCAGTGAACGGGTCCCCCGCAACACGAACTCGCCGTCCCCGCGCGCCGACACCGAGATCCCCGAGTCGTCGCTGACCCGCAGGACCCGCATGTCGTCGTCGAACGCCAACTCCACCCGCCAGTCCACCGACCGACTCGACCCGTTGGTGATCGACAGCACCGCCGCGGTCCCGTCCCAGCCATCCGTACCGACCTGGTACCGGGCAGTGACCGTGTCACCCGCCGGACCCAGCGGCACCGCCGGGGCGCTCGTCCGGCCGGGAGCAGGCGAGCTGGTGGTGACCCGCGGCGACGGCGTCCTGGTGCTGCGCGACGGCCGCGGCGACGCCGAGCGCCGCTCCGCACCAGGCGTCGGCCCCCCGCCGGACGACGCAGCGGCCGGCACCGTCGGCAGGAACACCGGCGGCGCCGCCACGGGCGCGCCCTCCCGCTCCCGGGTACGGAACGACAGCAGCGCGACCACCAGCAGCACCACCAGCACGCAGACGCCGAGCAGCACCACGATCCACGGCACCGAAGCCAGCACCCGGGTCGCAGTCCGCGCATCTCCCGCACTGTCCGGCCGCACCGCCACCAGGTCTCCCCTCGTCCCCCGCCGAGGCGCCAGCGT
The nucleotide sequence above comes from Micromonospora sp. NBC_00389. Encoded proteins:
- the pulA gene encoding pullulanase-type alpha-1,6-glucosidase, translated to MKPPPIPRTALLALVSLLTLTLVGTPDAVHQLGGEADPRPSGTDPLAAAGAVQWRDEPTAEVLLDAGSDTARAEQFYFVLPDRFANGDPRNDRGGLAGDRLRTGLDPTDKGFYHGGDLRGVIDKLDYIQGMGTTAIWLAPIFKNRPVQSKGDDISAGYHGYWITDFTQVDPHFGTNEEMKRLVKLAHQRGIKIYLDVIVNHTADVIKYAEDRYAYVDKATSPYTDAQGRAFEDRNYADGSRAFPPVNQASAPYTPVFPDPGDATVKVPAWLNDATMYHNRGDSTFAGENSEYGDFSGLDDLWTERPEVVQGLTKAYGDWIGATGVDGFRLDTVKHVNMDFWPQFSKGIERAAEKAGKKDFFMFGEVYSADPEISSSYVRQGGLPATIDFAFQEAARGYTAGAGSAKALADVYARDDLYAARDTDAGRLTTFLGNHDMGRIGSFIAGGGTAPASHLRRDQLAHQLMFLTRGQPVIYSGDEQGFTGPGGDKDARQDMFASKVTDYLDDDLLGTDRTHASDQFDPTHPLYRTIAELGRLRQAHPALRDGVQVTRYAADGPGVFAASRVAPADRIEYVVAVNNADSAQTVTVDTWSAGATFTGIYGSSGAATAGADGKLTVTVPPLSAVVHRSGTAIAQPAGKPTVTITTPAPDALVATRAAVTAKVTGDPLATVTVAARVAGGRWTLLGSADHAPYTVQHDLTGLAGGTSVEYKAVVRDGRGRTATARSTAIVGTPEQGGSREWAVVHYQRPAGGYDDWGLYAWGDIDPAYVTEWPKGQPFAGEDSYGRFAWVKLKPGAKSVGFVVVDRNGTKDVGADRSIDVTQTGEVWLKQGDPAIYPARQAATGEPAPPVEEGTAVIHYRRADGNYDGWGLHLWDGAANPTEWSTPVPPTSTDAFGAVFRVPLAAGATGLSYIIHQGDTKDLPGDQRLDFASAGREVWLLAATPGRLLPSTATSASGDTDISQQKAHWIDRSTVAWQTGPTDGRTYALVAAPTGGVSVVDGELTGTYTTLPLRAQRNGLTEAQRTAFPHLWSYRGFNLDRGDLAKVPAALRGQLLVTERDAEGALLAATGVQIPGVLDDVYAGAADATLGPTFAGRTPSVALWAPTARTVALQLFDSPTAQPKTVPMRRDDRTGVWSARGSHAWIGKYYRYQVQAWQPAAQQVVTASVTDPYSVALAADSTHSQLVDLNDPSLAPAGWRTLRKPAPVPAAKAQVSELSVRDFSIADDTVPAERRGTFLAFTDPKTAGMTHLKALGDAGVTHLHLLPAFDFATIPEKRGDQRQPACDLPALPPDSEEQQKCVAAVAESDGYNWGYDPLHYTVPEGGYAVDPAGAARTTEFRRMVAGVNDAGLRVVMDVVYNHTSAAGTDAKSVLDQVVPGYYHRLLEDGTVANSTCCANTAPEHAMMGKLVVDSLVTWARQYKVDGFRFDLMGHHPKANILAVRKALDRLTVARDGVDGRSILLYGEGWNFGEVANDARFVQATQANMAGTGIGTFNDRLRDAVRGGGPFDANPRAQGFASGLYTDPNGDAVNGSPAEQKARLLHAHDLIKVGLTGNLRGYRFTDSAGRQVTGAQVDYNGSPAGYTAAPGEAVTYVDAHDNEILYDALAYKLPQATAAVDRSRMQVLALGTVVLGQGTGFVTAGTGRLRSKSLDRNSYNSGDWFNQIRWDCTRGNGFGAGLPPAPDNQDKWSYARPLLADAALVPGCAAIDTTDARYAELLKIRESSPVFGLGSADEVQRRLAFPLSGTAETPGVLTMTLDGRGLDTRWASVTVVFNGTPEAATQRLSGLRGADVTLHPVLRTSADPVLRTASFDATTGTFTVPARSVAVFVQP
- a CDS encoding cellulose binding domain-containing protein translates to MSGMRRAPRPSHGPVAITSSPWIVVCVGVVVMVVLLFVVLGAYRGRSPAPDDVSAPTLPLPQTPVPPTGPAPTSSARPLLPGLSPRATGLPPSLAAGSRAPTVSPSAGPRSTTRAPDRPPAVSGRYRVVQSFDGGFIGEVLIANATGEDRGWTVRLDFSGGRLVTTWVEGVPQGTVRQTDGADFTYVSGVDVPAGASVALRFHLERASTRPQGCTVDGVRCTGF
- a CDS encoding cellulose binding domain-containing protein; the protein is MAVRPDSAGDARTATRVLASVPWIVVLLGVCVLVVLLVVALLSFRTREREGAPVAAPPVFLPTVPAAASSGGGPTPGAERRSASPRPSRSTRTPSPRVTTSSPAPGRTSAPAVPLGPAGDTVTARYQVGTDGWDGTAAVLSITNGSSRSVDWRVELAFDDDMRVLRVSDDSGISVSARGDGEFVLRGTRSLDPGDTRTLRLRVGWDDSAERPVRCTVNGADCQLG